One part of the Helicoverpa armigera isolate CAAS_96S chromosome 3, ASM3070526v1, whole genome shotgun sequence genome encodes these proteins:
- the LOC110380856 gene encoding protein N-terminal glutamine amidohydrolase — protein sequence MSVNAQVHLSSSENTIKSDKSLKQLFPKRDECSHVSCYCEENVWKLCQDVSIRIPEELDRCYIVFISNPCRTVPLWKQRAGREEDRLVIWDYHVIFLYSWDSKTCLVYDLDSELPFPTFFHKYVTETFRTDQVLKSDFHRFFRVVPAKQFLQNFASDRRHMKRPDGSWIKPPPPYPAICTSTSTHNLDEYINMDLGVGPGQVFNLTDFVQRFYKVNK from the exons ATGTCGGTCAATGCACAAGTTCATTTGAGTAGCAGCGAAAATACTATAAAGAGtgataaatctttaaaacagtTGTTTCCTAAACGGGATGAGTGCTCACATGTGTCTTGTTATTG CGAGGAAAATGTCTGGAAACTGTGTCAAGATGTATCAATAAGAATCCCAGAGGAATTGGATAGATgttatatagtttttatttctaacCCTTGTCGTACGGTGCCTCTGTGGAAACAAAGGGCTGGGCGCGAGGAAGATCGTCTCGTCATATGG gatTATCATGTGATATTTCTATACTCCTGGGACAGCAAAACATGTCTTGTATATGATCTGGATTCTGAGTTGCCATTCCCAACATTTTTCCACAAATATGTTACAGAAACATTTCGCACCGATCAAGTTCTCAAGTCAGATTTTCACAG GTTCTTTCGTGTAGTGCCTGCTAAGCAGTTCTTGCAGAACTTTGCGTCTGACCGACGCCACATGAAGAGACCGGATGGGTCATGGATTAAGCCGCCACCACCGTATCCAGCAATATGTACTTCAA CTTCAACCCACAACTTAGATGAGTACATCAACATGGACTTAGGAGTTGGCCCTGGTCAGGTATTTAACTTGACAGATTTTGTTCAGCGGTTCTACAAAGTAAACAAGTAG